One genomic segment of Trichoplusia ni isolate ovarian cell line Hi5 chromosome 5, tn1, whole genome shotgun sequence includes these proteins:
- the LOC113494367 gene encoding isoleucine--tRNA ligase, mitochondrial → MYLARNSNIIRNHNNKTLQKWFCVNCIRGKSTAAPKTKTYSHTILSPKTNFPARSNNAIKEQIQKTAQFAELYNWQRENLKGPEFVLHDGPPYANGDLHMGHAVNKIIKDINNRSQILQGNRVHYVPGWDCHGLPIELKALQKAKKSSKTNQISDPVHIRNIARTFALETVERQKDAFKRWGVMADWDQQCYLTLNRDYVQNQLKQFHKMYKSGLIFRALKPVYWSPSSKTALAEAELEYDPQHKSKEVYVTFPLKNLPAVVQEAAKGKNISAIIWTTTPWTLIANRAICYNPQMRYSVVTLSGRPGDLFLVGSGLIEGLERVLQMEINKVVEFDGDHLKGTTYTNKLVKETLPFLDGDHVTEGKGTGLVHTAPAHGPEDFLIALKNNMTVECNVDESGRYTNLDPDLNGLPVLQEGQEVIISRLGDDVLHEGVYIHSYPLDWRTKKPVILRASQQWFIDTAALKEKALAALDKVEILPPASSDQSRQGFRAQLEKRPYWCISRQRAWGVPIPAVYSGDEVVVDTRIIDKLCELIESRGPDVWWTCDVTDLLTPDVIKDHGIDVKNASKGKDIMDIWLDSGLSWSTLGGRTARLYSEGVDQLTGWFQASLLTSVALTEEAPYKSIFVHGFVVDDKKRKMSKSIGNVIDPTTIIQGGKDKNNQPAYGVDTLRWWVASHSTQHSQIIISKKLLDDCQTELIRIRNIMKFLLGVVADLKKPHFTQNVPLNYFDRYMVKETEEFLNHINDSYNNFKYNHVAQSILYFISNKISGLYCHCVKDRLYCSQQDSEERISAQLVVHTILVSLCKTLGPILPHLIEEVWQHHPLYEKPFYFTEHVPVLHANDVDTSVMDAILELKREICVLAKNENLKKFNAKIVLNTDLYEKLNELNKSDDVNESVLCEILELSSVNLEVRNGGKDFEIELAQSKHGQCLRCRKYNVIDNNDKCIRCEQVLNAI, encoded by the exons atgtatttagcaAGAAATTCGAATATAATTCGTAATCATAACAATAAAACGCTACAAAAATGGTTTTGCGTAAACTGTATACGCGGAAAAAGTACTGCAGCACCAAAGACGAAGACGTATTCGCACACAATACTGTCTCCAAAGACGAATTTTCCTGCACGATCAAATAATGCTATAAAAGAACAAATTCAGAAG acTGCACAATTCGCAGAGTTGTATAACTGGCAAAGGGAGAACTTAAAAGGTCCTGAATTCGTCCTACACGATGGCCCACCGTACGCCAATGGTGATTTACACATGGGACATGCTGTTAACAAG aTTATCAAAGACATAAACAACAGGAGTCAAATATTACAAGGGAATAGAGTACATTACGTACCTGGCTGGGACTGCCACGGTCTCCCTATAGAGTTGAAAGCCCTACAAAAAGccaaaaaatcttcaaaaactaATCAAATCTCTGACCCAGTCCATATTAGAAACATAGCCAGAACTTTTGCATTGGAGACTGTAGAAAGACAGAAGGATGCATTTAAGAGATGGGGAGTCATGGCGGATTGGGATCAACAATGCTACTTGACATTAAATAGAGACTATGTACAGAATCAACTGAAACAGTTTCACAAAATGTATAAGTCTGGGTTGATATTTAGGGCACTGAAACCTGTTTATTGGTCACCTTCTTCCAA gaCAGCATTGGCAGAAGCAGAACTGGAATATGACCCTCAACACAAAAGCAAAGAGGTTTATGTCACCTTTCCTCTAAAGAATTTACCAGCAGTTGTGCAAGAGGCTGCTAAAGG AAAGAACATATCAGCGATAATCTGGACAACAACCCCGTGGACGTTAATTGCTAACCGCGCGATCTGCTACAACCCTCAAATGAGGTACAGCGTCGTGACGTTGAGCGGCAGACCTGGTGACCTGTTCCTGGTCGGCAGCGGACTTATTGAGGGTCTGGAGAGGGTGCTGCAGATGGAGATCAACAAGGTTGTGGAGTTTGATG GTGACCATCTAAAAGGCACAACATACACGAACAAGCTGGTGAAGGAAACCCTGCCGTTCTTAGATGGAGACCACGTGACTGAAGGAAAGGGAACAGGCCTCGTCcacactgcgccggcgcacggGCCTGAAGACTTTCTTATAGCGCTCAAGAATAACATGACTGTG GAATGTAACGTGGACGAATCCGGCCGCTACACCAACCTTGACCCTGACCTCAACGGGCTCCCTGTCCTACAAGAAGGTCAAGAGGTCATCATCTCCCGACTCGGGGACGATGTCCTTCATGAGGGGGTCTACATCCACTCCTACCCTCTGGACTGGAGGACCAAGAAGCCGGTGATACTGAGAGCCAGTCAGCAGTGGTTTATAGATACTGCTGCCTTGAAGGAAAAGGCTTTG GCAGCTCTAGATAAAGTGGAGATCCTCCCTCCGGCCAGCAGTGACCAGTCTAGGCAGGGCTTCCGCGCGCAGTTAGAGAAGAGACCTTATTGGTGTATCTCGCGGCAGAGGGCTTGGGGCGTGCCCATACCAGCTGTGTACAGCGGAGACGAAGTTGTTGTTGATAC CCGCATCATAGACAAACTATGTGAACTGATAGAATCACGTGGCCCTGATGTTTGGTGGACCTGTGACGTCACTGATCTTCTCACTCCTGACGTCATCAAGGATCATGGAATCGATGTGAAGAATGCTTCTAAAGGAAAG GATATAATGGACATCTGGCTGGACTCCGGCCTATCCTGGAGTACGCTGGGAGGCCGCACAGCCAGGCTGTACTCCGAAGGTGTGGACCAGCTTACTGGCTGGTTCCAAGCGTCGTTACTCACGTCAGTAGCGTTGACTGAGGAAGCGCCTTATAA GTCAATATTCGTCCATGGTTTTGTAGTTGATGACAAGAAGCGGAAGATGTCGAAATCTATTGGCAACGTCATCGATCCCACCACCATTATACAGGGGGGCAAGGATAAGAACAATCAGCCTGCTTATGGAGTGGACACTCTTAG ATGGTGGGTAGCCAGCCACTCTACGCAGCACTCACAAATAATAATCAGCAAGAAACTACTCGACGACTGTCAAACAGAACTGATCAGAATCAGGAACATCATGAAATTCCTTCTAGGAGTCGTTGCCGACCTCAAAAAACCCCACTTCACCCAAAATGTACCTCTAAATTACTTTGACAGATACATGGTAAAAGAAACCGAGGAATTTCTAAACCATATTAAcgatagttataataatttcaagtaTAATCATGTGGCACagagtattttgtattttatcagtaataaaatatctgGTTTGTACTGTCATTGCGTAAAAGATAGGCTGTATTGCTCCCAACAGGATTCTGAAGAGCGAATTTCAGCGCAGTTAGTCGTTCATACGATTTTAGTCTCCCTCTGTAAAACTTTAGGGCCAATTTTGCCGCATCTGATCGAAGAAGTCTGGCAACACCATCCTTTATACGAGAAACCGTTTTATTTCACTGAACATGTTCCCGTTTTGCATGCGAATGACGTTGATACGTCAGTCATGGACGCCATTTTAGAATTGAAAAGAGAAATTTGTGTTTTAgcgaaaaatgaaaatttgaaaaagtttaatgctaaaattgtattaaatacagACTTGTATGAAAAATTGAACGAATTAAACAAGTCTGATGACGTAAATGAAAGTGTTTTGTGTGAGATTTTAGAACTGTCATCTGTCAATTTGGAGGTTAGAAATGGCGGGAAAGACTTTGAGATTGAGTTGGCACAGAGTAAACATGGCCAGTGTTTGAGATGTaggaaatataatgttatagataataatgataaatgtaTAAGGTGTGAGCAAGTATTGAATGCAATATAA